Proteins encoded together in one Paramagnetospirillum magnetotacticum MS-1 window:
- a CDS encoding AEC family transporter, with amino-acid sequence MILPFDTSLALKLVPLYLLMGIGFVLGRFGGVKGQDLGRLALFVLSPAVVFKGFVTADLRGALLALPFVVFGLCSVVALLTAPLAGRFWKDGRERIAAFTSGTGNTGFFGIPACLALVGPDSLPYVVMVSFGATAYENSVGFYTVARAEASVGGALMRVLKYPGLHACWLGAALNLSGLKVPVQVMQAVDLLSGGFVPVGMMIVGLGLAQLRSLRLDFGFTAFTFALKFALWPALALGFVWLDKGWLHVFGRVGHQVLLIESLVPLAAVTVVHANLRNIHPDRAAIAVAASTLFALVWLPVVYSRAF; translated from the coding sequence ATGATCCTACCCTTCGACACGTCCCTGGCGCTGAAACTGGTGCCGCTTTATCTGCTGATGGGGATCGGCTTTGTGCTGGGACGATTTGGCGGGGTCAAGGGCCAGGATCTCGGCCGCCTCGCCCTGTTCGTGCTGTCACCCGCCGTGGTGTTCAAGGGTTTCGTCACCGCCGATCTTAGGGGAGCGCTTCTGGCCCTGCCCTTCGTGGTCTTCGGCCTGTGCTCCGTGGTGGCGCTGCTCACCGCGCCCCTGGCGGGCCGGTTCTGGAAGGACGGGCGCGAGCGCATCGCCGCCTTCACCAGCGGTACTGGCAACACCGGCTTCTTCGGCATTCCCGCCTGCCTGGCCCTGGTGGGGCCGGACTCCCTGCCCTATGTGGTGATGGTATCGTTCGGCGCCACGGCTTACGAGAATTCAGTGGGCTTTTACACCGTGGCCCGCGCCGAGGCCTCGGTGGGCGGAGCCTTGATGCGGGTGCTGAAATATCCCGGCCTGCATGCCTGCTGGCTGGGAGCCGCGCTCAATCTGTCGGGCCTCAAGGTGCCCGTCCAGGTGATGCAGGCCGTGGACCTGTTGTCTGGCGGTTTCGTACCGGTGGGCATGATGATCGTCGGGCTGGGTCTGGCCCAGTTACGCTCGCTCCGCCTGGATTTCGGCTTCACCGCCTTTACCTTCGCGTTGAAATTCGCCCTATGGCCCGCCTTGGCCCTGGGCTTTGTCTGGCTGGACAAAGGCTGGCTGCATGTCTTCGGGCGGGTCGGGCATCAGGTTCTGCTGATCGAATCCCTGGTGCCGCTGGCCGCCGTCACGGTGGTGCACGCCAATTTGCGCAACATCCACCCCGACCGCGCCGCCATTGCCGTCGCCGCCAGCACCCTGTTCGCCCTGGTCTGGCTGCCTGTGGTGTATTCAAGGGCATTCTAG
- a CDS encoding MBL fold metallo-hydrolase, with amino-acid sequence MTGLMGEIATTRVEKGSLALWFLGQNGWMIKSPAGHVLAVDPYLSNSCHPSRRGLDLDRRVPVLVAPEELRADLLLCSHSHKDHADPDTLCGCARSGRVKAFAGPGDTQAVLAAASVAESDRILTWPNHQIALGDLTVTGTFALPTDAGDLTHMGFVIEGDGGPKVWITGDTAWCDLLAEAGAKHSPDAICLPINGGYANLSHWEAAELVRRVGPAQAIPCHWDMFADNSCSPHMFEASLKVKEVKDVYRLPVHGQKMLIEVR; translated from the coding sequence ATGACCGGCTTGATGGGCGAAATCGCCACGACCCGCGTGGAGAAGGGCTCCCTCGCCCTGTGGTTCCTGGGCCAGAACGGCTGGATGATCAAGTCTCCGGCGGGACATGTCCTGGCCGTCGATCCTTATCTTTCCAATTCCTGCCATCCGTCGCGGCGCGGCCTCGACCTTGACCGGCGGGTGCCGGTATTGGTCGCGCCCGAGGAGTTGCGGGCCGATCTGCTGCTGTGCAGCCATTCCCACAAGGACCATGCCGATCCCGACACCCTGTGCGGCTGCGCCCGCAGCGGAAGGGTCAAGGCCTTCGCCGGGCCGGGCGATACCCAGGCGGTGCTGGCCGCGGCCAGTGTCGCGGAAAGCGACCGGATTCTGACCTGGCCCAACCATCAGATCGCGCTGGGCGACCTGACCGTCACCGGAACCTTCGCCCTGCCCACCGATGCGGGTGATCTCACCCATATGGGCTTTGTCATCGAGGGCGATGGCGGCCCTAAGGTCTGGATCACCGGCGATACCGCCTGGTGCGACCTGCTGGCCGAGGCGGGCGCCAAGCACAGTCCCGACGCCATTTGCCTGCCCATCAACGGCGGCTATGCCAATCTGTCCCACTGGGAAGCGGCGGAGCTGGTCCGTCGGGTGGGACCCGCCCAGGCCATCCCGTGTCACTGGGACATGTTCGCCGACAATTCCTGCTCGCCCCATATGTTCGAGGCGTCCTTGAAGGTCAAGGAGGTGAAGGACGTCTACCGCCTGCCGGTCCACGGGCAAAAGATGTTGATCGAGGTTCGGTAG
- a CDS encoding dihydrodipicolinate synthase family protein, with translation MSNPGTLDGVLAPVLTPFTNTLMPHLPLFVGLARHLMGQGLGLAPFGTTSEGNSLGVAEKVELLDALVGAGLDMGRVMPGTGCCALSDSVALTSHAVKRGCGGVLMLPPFYYKNPSEDGLFAAFAEVIERVGDDRLRLYLYHFPQQSQIPITHGLIERLLAAYPATVVGIKDSSGDLANMETMCRAYPGFKVFSGTERFILPVMRAGGAGCISANANIHGPAMLDLWRRWQEPEAERLQADLGVFRAIMEGMPLIAALKALTARRTGEYGWRRVRPPLVALAPEAEIQLVERLGQAGIVL, from the coding sequence ATGAGCAATCCCGGCACGCTGGACGGCGTCCTTGCCCCCGTCCTCACCCCCTTCACCAATACGTTGATGCCTCATCTGCCGCTGTTCGTCGGTCTCGCCCGTCATCTGATGGGCCAGGGACTGGGCTTGGCGCCGTTCGGCACCACCAGCGAAGGCAATTCCCTGGGCGTGGCGGAAAAGGTGGAGTTGCTCGATGCCTTGGTCGGGGCGGGTCTGGACATGGGCCGCGTCATGCCGGGAACGGGATGCTGCGCGCTGAGCGATTCCGTGGCCTTGACCAGCCATGCGGTCAAGCGGGGTTGCGGCGGCGTTCTGATGCTGCCGCCCTTCTATTACAAGAATCCCAGCGAGGACGGGCTGTTTGCCGCCTTTGCCGAGGTTATCGAGCGGGTGGGCGACGACCGCCTTCGGCTCTATCTCTACCATTTCCCGCAGCAGAGCCAGATTCCCATCACCCATGGGCTGATCGAGCGCCTGCTGGCCGCCTATCCCGCAACCGTGGTGGGAATCAAGGATTCCTCGGGCGATCTGGCCAATATGGAGACCATGTGCCGGGCCTATCCCGGCTTCAAGGTGTTCTCGGGTACCGAACGCTTCATCCTGCCGGTGATGCGGGCCGGAGGGGCGGGCTGTATCAGCGCCAACGCCAATATCCACGGCCCGGCCATGCTGGATCTGTGGCGACGCTGGCAGGAGCCTGAGGCCGAGCGCTTGCAGGCTGATCTGGGGGTGTTCCGCGCCATCATGGAGGGCATGCCGCTCATCGCCGCGCTCAAGGCCCTGACGGCGCGGCGCACCGGGGAATATGGCTGGCGGCGGGTACGGCCGCCCTTGGTGGCCCTGGCCCCCGAAGCCGAGATCCAACTGGTCGAGCGCCTGGGTCAGGCGGGCATCGTCCTCTGA
- a CDS encoding sulfite oxidase-like oxidoreductase produces MTDKDKLTAAKEKWAREGRALTGEKTTPAARRLPPGQRETVDFPVLDLGDQPNLTTRDWTLSVGGMVDNPIRWDWQTFMAQPQTELVTDIHCVTTWSRYDNTWAGVSAKHLLKMVRPRKNVRFLLLRSFDGYTTNIPLARFDDSDVLLAHSWQGQPLSRDHGGPVRAVIPKLYFWKSAKWLRHITFSDHDTPGYWELRGYHGEGDPWKEERYS; encoded by the coding sequence ATGACCGATAAAGACAAGCTGACCGCCGCCAAGGAGAAATGGGCCCGCGAAGGCCGCGCCCTGACCGGCGAGAAGACCACACCCGCCGCCCGCCGCCTGCCGCCCGGCCAGAGGGAGACCGTCGATTTTCCCGTCCTCGACCTGGGCGACCAGCCCAATCTTACGACGCGGGACTGGACTTTGAGCGTCGGCGGCATGGTGGACAATCCCATCCGCTGGGATTGGCAGACCTTCATGGCCCAGCCCCAGACCGAACTGGTCACCGACATCCATTGCGTCACCACCTGGTCGCGCTACGACAACACATGGGCAGGTGTCTCGGCCAAACATCTTCTCAAGATGGTCCGGCCGCGCAAGAACGTGCGCTTCCTGCTGTTGCGCAGCTTCGACGGCTACACCACCAATATTCCCCTGGCGCGCTTCGATGATTCCGACGTGCTTCTGGCCCATTCCTGGCAGGGCCAGCCCTTGAGCCGCGATCATGGCGGGCCGGTCCGCGCGGTGATCCCCAAGCTGTATTTCTGGAAAAGCGCCAAATGGCTGCGCCACATCACCTTCTCCGACCACGACACCCCCGGATACTGGGAATTGCGCGGCTATCACGGGGAAGGCGATCCGTGGAAGGAAGAGCGCTACAGCTGA
- a CDS encoding sigma-54-dependent transcriptional regulator, giving the protein MTSLPIILVVDDEKQSQEALRRVLADEFQVLTASTAQEAEGLLEQEMVHAILCDQRMPGIQGVDFLKAVRDRWPDPVRMIISGYSEAEDIIAGVNEAGIYRYITKPWEPDELVHTLHGALKLYALQRENAQASLDLKVPPAALERSIAKKTGTLKRQHHFDSIIHASDSPLTEVIEMARKVSSFDISVLITGESGTGKELLARAIHYNSPRGNKPFVVENCGALPDQLLESELFGCKKGAFTGAYEDRIGLFEQASGGTIFLDEIGETSPAFQVKLLRVLQEGEIRPLGARLTRKVDVRVIAATNRNLEEEVREKHFRRDLFYRLAAFPIHLLPLRERPMDVPLLAERLLGDTARGFGRPNLRFAPDAVAQLQTYDWPGNVRELQNEIQRMVALADGPALGPDLLSPRLKSRICPAGRALADHGAPLTLKDQVEALEARLLAESLSRHRWNITRVAEETGLSRVGLRAKLRRYGLERED; this is encoded by the coding sequence ATGACCAGCCTGCCGATCATTCTGGTGGTGGACGATGAAAAGCAGTCGCAGGAGGCACTGCGCCGGGTCTTGGCCGACGAGTTCCAGGTGCTGACCGCCTCCACCGCTCAAGAAGCCGAGGGCTTGCTGGAGCAGGAAATGGTCCACGCCATCTTGTGCGATCAGCGCATGCCGGGCATCCAGGGCGTGGACTTCCTCAAGGCCGTCCGCGACCGCTGGCCCGATCCGGTGCGCATGATCATTTCCGGCTATTCCGAGGCCGAGGACATTATCGCCGGTGTCAACGAGGCCGGGATCTACCGTTACATAACCAAGCCGTGGGAACCCGATGAGCTGGTTCATACCCTGCACGGCGCCCTGAAGCTTTACGCCCTGCAACGTGAAAACGCCCAGGCCAGCCTGGACCTCAAGGTTCCTCCCGCCGCGTTGGAGCGCTCCATCGCCAAAAAGACCGGCACTTTGAAGCGCCAGCATCACTTCGACAGCATCATCCACGCTTCCGATTCCCCCCTGACCGAGGTGATCGAGATGGCGCGCAAGGTGTCGTCCTTCGACATCTCGGTGCTGATCACCGGCGAATCAGGGACCGGCAAGGAATTGCTGGCCCGCGCCATCCACTATAATTCGCCCCGCGGCAATAAGCCCTTCGTGGTGGAGAATTGCGGCGCCCTGCCCGACCAGTTGCTGGAATCCGAACTGTTCGGTTGCAAGAAGGGCGCCTTCACCGGCGCTTACGAGGACCGGATCGGTCTGTTCGAACAGGCTTCGGGCGGCACCATCTTCCTCGACGAGATCGGCGAGACTTCGCCCGCCTTCCAGGTCAAGCTGCTGCGCGTGCTGCAAGAAGGTGAAATCCGTCCCCTTGGCGCGCGCCTAACCCGCAAAGTGGATGTGCGCGTCATCGCCGCCACCAACCGCAATCTGGAAGAGGAGGTGCGCGAAAAGCACTTCCGCCGCGACCTGTTCTATCGTCTGGCCGCCTTCCCCATCCATCTGCTTCCCCTGCGCGAGCGCCCCATGGATGTGCCGCTGCTGGCCGAACGCCTGCTGGGCGACACGGCCAGGGGATTCGGCCGCCCCAATCTGCGCTTCGCCCCCGACGCCGTCGCCCAGTTGCAGACCTATGACTGGCCGGGCAATGTGCGTGAACTGCAAAACGAGATTCAGCGCATGGTCGCCCTGGCCGACGGTCCGGCTCTCGGTCCCGATTTGCTGAGCCCCCGCCTCAAATCCCGTATCTGTCCGGCAGGCCGCGCCCTGGCCGATCACGGCGCACCCCTCACCCTCAAGGATCAGGTCGAGGCGCTTGAGGCCCGGCTGCTGGCGGAATCCTTAAGCCGGCATCGCTGGAACATCACCCGTGTGGCCGAGGAAACCGGCCTGTCCCGCGTGGGCTTGCGCGCCAAGCTGCGGCGCTATGGGCTGGAGCGGGAGGATTAA
- a CDS encoding glycerate kinase type-2 family protein gives MSILRRMFEAAVETAKPSLCLPPALPAPPPGRTLVIGAGKAAAAMARSVEDNWTGPLSGLVVTRYGHSVPTRRIEVAEAAHPVPDAAGAAAAARMIEMLGTVGPDDLVLCLISGGGSALLACPAPDITLTEKQSLTGALLRSGAAIGEINCVRKHLSAVKGGRLAALAAPARLVTLAISDVPGDDPSVIASGPTVPDPTTLDEARGVLAKYGITPSPAIAARLIDPAAETPKTLSQAEYHLIATPQRSLEAAALVAARAGFMPLLLGDALEGEAREMAKVMAGIVRSIRAHQQPVPMPAVILSGGEATVTIRGIGKGGPNAEFALALALALKDTQGVDAIACDTDGIDGTEDNAGALITPDTLERARSRGLHAEDYLRENDSYGFFNALGDLVKIGPTLTNVNDFRAILVR, from the coding sequence ATGAGCATTCTGCGGCGCATGTTCGAAGCGGCGGTCGAGACGGCCAAGCCGTCGCTGTGCCTGCCGCCCGCCCTGCCCGCTCCGCCGCCGGGCCGCACCCTGGTGATCGGCGCGGGCAAGGCCGCCGCCGCCATGGCCCGCTCCGTGGAAGACAACTGGACCGGCCCGTTGTCCGGTCTGGTGGTCACCCGCTATGGCCATTCGGTGCCGACCCGGCGCATCGAGGTGGCCGAAGCCGCCCATCCCGTGCCCGATGCCGCTGGCGCGGCCGCCGCGGCCCGCATGATCGAGATGCTGGGGACAGTGGGACCCGACGATCTGGTCCTGTGCCTGATCTCGGGCGGCGGTTCGGCACTCCTGGCCTGCCCGGCTCCCGACATCACCCTGACGGAAAAGCAGAGCCTGACCGGAGCGCTGCTGCGATCGGGCGCGGCCATCGGCGAAATCAATTGCGTGAGAAAGCACCTCTCCGCCGTCAAGGGCGGCCGCCTCGCGGCCCTGGCCGCCCCGGCGCGTCTGGTGACACTGGCCATCTCCGACGTGCCCGGCGACGATCCTTCGGTGATCGCCTCGGGCCCCACGGTGCCCGATCCCACCACCCTGGACGAGGCGCGGGGCGTGCTGGCCAAGTACGGTATTACCCCCTCACCGGCCATTGCCGCCCGCCTCATTGATCCGGCGGCGGAAACGCCGAAGACGCTATCCCAGGCCGAATATCACCTGATCGCCACGCCCCAGCGCTCGCTGGAGGCCGCTGCCCTAGTGGCGGCGCGGGCCGGATTCATGCCGTTGCTGCTGGGCGACGCCCTGGAAGGCGAGGCCCGCGAAATGGCCAAGGTCATGGCCGGTATCGTCAGATCCATCCGCGCCCATCAGCAGCCGGTTCCCATGCCTGCGGTGATCCTTTCGGGCGGCGAGGCCACCGTCACCATCCGGGGCATAGGCAAGGGCGGTCCCAACGCGGAATTCGCCCTGGCCCTGGCCTTGGCCCTCAAGGACACCCAGGGTGTCGACGCCATCGCCTGCGATACCGACGGCATCGACGGCACCGAGGATAATGCCGGGGCCCTGATCACACCCGACACCTTGGAGCGGGCGAGATCGCGCGGACTTCATGCGGAAGATTATCTTCGCGAGAACGATTCTTACGGTTTTTTCAATGCGTTGGGCGATCTTGTTAAGATTGGACCCACGCTGACCAACGTCAACGACTTCAGAGCGATCCTGGTGCGATGA
- a CDS encoding methyl-accepting chemotaxis protein, whose product MIEQLLQLTGGVASVADDKIMRINGITRRSKMLALNATIEAHRVGSAGMGFAVVADEVKAISNEIALLTDSLQGELRGRLGELSRFGESLASQVRQVRGERLADLAHNTIEVMDRNLYERSCDVRWWATDAAVVACAGRPGEKAVADHTCRRLGVILDSYTVYLDLWVADAQGRVVANGRNGRYPGVVGTDVSGEAWFRDAMATQSGGDFAVADVSRAPGLGNAMVATYATAIRENGEADGKPIGALGIFFDWEAQAQGIVDGVRLAPQDKARSRCLLLDSRHRVIASSDRTGVLSETFALRTDQGERGFYIDPTGVMIGYARTPGYETYEGLGWYGVIVQRV is encoded by the coding sequence ATGATCGAGCAATTGCTTCAGTTGACGGGCGGCGTGGCCTCGGTGGCCGATGACAAGATCATGCGTATCAACGGGATTACCCGTCGGTCCAAGATGCTGGCGCTCAACGCCACCATCGAGGCCCACCGCGTCGGCTCGGCGGGGATGGGCTTCGCGGTGGTGGCCGATGAGGTCAAGGCCATCTCCAACGAGATCGCCCTGCTGACCGATTCCTTGCAAGGAGAGTTGCGCGGCCGGTTGGGCGAATTGTCGCGGTTTGGCGAAAGTCTGGCGTCTCAGGTGCGGCAGGTGCGGGGCGAGCGTCTGGCCGATCTGGCCCACAACACCATCGAGGTGATGGACCGCAACCTCTATGAGCGCTCCTGCGATGTGCGCTGGTGGGCGACCGATGCGGCCGTGGTGGCCTGCGCCGGGCGGCCGGGCGAAAAGGCCGTCGCCGACCATACATGCCGCCGTCTCGGCGTGATCCTCGATTCCTACACCGTCTATCTCGACCTGTGGGTGGCCGATGCCCAGGGCCGCGTCGTCGCCAATGGCCGGAATGGGCGCTATCCCGGCGTGGTGGGCACCGACGTTTCCGGCGAAGCCTGGTTTCGCGACGCCATGGCCACGCAAAGCGGCGGCGACTTCGCGGTAGCGGATGTGTCCAGGGCGCCCGGCCTCGGCAACGCCATGGTGGCCACCTATGCTACCGCCATCCGTGAGAACGGAGAGGCCGACGGCAAGCCCATTGGGGCGCTGGGCATCTTCTTTGATTGGGAGGCCCAGGCCCAGGGCATCGTCGACGGCGTGCGGCTCGCCCCCCAGGACAAGGCGCGGTCGCGCTGCCTGCTGCTGGATTCGCGACATCGGGTGATCGCGTCCTCCGACCGGACCGGCGTGCTGAGCGAGACCTTCGCTTTGCGCACCGATCAGGGCGAGCGCGGCTTCTATATTGATCCCACCGGCGTGATGATCGGTTATGCCCGCACCCCCGGCTATGAGACCTATGAAGGCCTTGGCTGGTACGGAGTGATCGTCCAGCGCGTCTAG